GGGGCTTTTTGCTGCCACTTCACCAACTCGTCACTGTACCTGCGCATGCCCGCACTTAACCTCGCAAGCCTCGGCCGCTTGCATCTGCTGCGACGCTTCCGCGCGCATCCCCAACCGCTCCAGCAATTTCCGGTCGGCTTCAGCTTGCGGGTTGCTCGTTGTCAGCAACTGGTCGCCGTAGAAAATCGAGTTCGCGCCGGCGAGGAAACACAGCGCCTGCAACGCTTCATCCATCTGCTCGCGTCCCGCCGATAACCGCACCATCGCCTTGGGCATCGTGATGCGCGCAACCGCGATCGTGCGCACGAATTCGAACGGATCGAGCGGAGCCGTACCCGTCAGCGGTGTGCCTTCCACCTGCACCAGATTGTTGATAGGCACCGATTCCGGATACGGCTCCATGTTCGCCAGCTGCGTGATCAGCCCAGCCCGTTCACGCCGCGTTTCGCCCATGCCAACAATGCCGCCGCAACATACGTTGATGCCTGCATCGCGGACGTGTTCGAGCGTATCCAGACGATCCTGGTACGTACGCGTCGAGATGATCTGCCCGTAGAACTCTGGCGATGTATCGAGGTTGTGGTTGTAGTAATCCAGCCCGGCATCGCGCAGACGTGTCGCCTGATGCGCTTCCAGCATGCCGAGCGTCACGCAGGTTTCCAGGCCCATGGCCTTCACGCCGCGAATCATGTCGGCGATCGGTTCCAGATGCTGGTCCTTCGGATTGCGCCACGCCGCGCCCATGCAGAAACGCGTCGCGCCGTTCGCCTTGGCGATTTCGGCGGCCTTCAAAACTTCATCGACGGCCATCAGCTTGTCGGCCTTCAACCCCGTGTCGTGATGCGACGACTGCGGGCAATACGCGCAATCTTCCGGGCAACCGCCGGTCTTGATCGACAGCAGCGTGGAGAGCTGGACCGTGTTGGCATCGAAGTGTTCGCGATGCACGGCCTGCGCACGAAACATCAAGTCGTTGAACGGCAGGTCGTACAGCGCGACGATATCCGCCACGCGCCAGCGCGCCAGCGTTTGCGGTGCAGCGGGTTGAGCGGCGGGTTGAGTCGCGTTGTCAGTAGATTGCACTTGCGTCATGTGAGGATCCTTTTCGTTTTGCAGATAACGATAATTTACTGGCCCGCGCCGGCTGAACGAAGCGTGTCCAGCAGCAGGGAGGTATCTAGATAAGCCATAGCCGCGCGAGCGTCCGGCGGCGTAAGGCGGGGAATTGTGCCGAGGAGGGGCGCGTTGAATTGACTGTCCAGCCGCAACCGGATTGCTTCGATGTTCTCAGCAGGAAACAGCATGGCGGGATCGATCTGGTTAGCCACCCAGCCCACCAGATGCAGTCCCCGTGCTGCTATAGCCTCAGCGCTCAGCAACGCGTGGCTGATGCAGCCAAGCCGCATGCCGACCACGAGCACGACCGGCAGGTTCAACGCGAAGGCGAGGTCGGCGGTATCGTGGACATCGGTGAGCGGCACGCGGAATCCGCCCACGCCTTCCACCACGACCACGTCCGCTTGTTGCACGGCGAACTTGTGCGCTTCCACGATCCGCGCAATATCTAGCGACACGTTCTCGCGGGCTGCCGCAATGTGCGGCGCGGCGGCTTCCTTCAGCAGGAACGGCGTGCGTATCAATGGCGGCAGCGCAACGTTCGCGGCGGCATCGAGTTGATCGGCGTCTTCGTTGTGCCACTCGCCATCGCGTTCGAACGCTCCTGCCGCGATGGGTTTCATCGCGGCGGCACGCAAGCCGAGGGCGGCAAAGCCGTGCAGTAACGCAGCGGATACCAGTGTCTTGCCGATCTCGGTATCGGTGCCGGTGACGAAGAGTGAGAGTGGCGCGGTCATGATCGATTGCTCAAGGTTTGCAGTGCATCGTCGAGCTTCGCGAGGTCGTCGTGACTATGCGCCGCCGAAAGCGAAATGCGCAGGCGCGACGTCCCCGCCGGAACCGTCGGCGGCCGGATTGCTGGCACCCACATGTGGTATTCATCGAGGGCTGCAGCGAGCTTCAGCGTCTCTTCATTGCCGCCGATAATCAACGGTTGAACTGCCGTATGCGAATCCACGGGCGACCATCGCGTGCGCTTCAAAATGGCGCGCGTACTGTCGATCAGCGTAGCCAGATGCGCGCGCCGTTCATCGCCTTCCTGTCCACCGATAATCTCTAAACTGGCCGATACCGCATGCGCCACGGCCGGCCCCGATGCCGTCGTAAAGATATACGGCCGCGCGCGCTGCACGAACCATTCGATCACCGTCTCATGCGCGATCACGAACGCGCCGGACACGCCTGCTGCCTTGCCCAACGTGCCAACGTACACGAGATGCGGCGAGCGCAACGCAGCCTCAGCCAACGCACCGCGGCCTTGCGGACCGAGCACGCCGAAGCCGTGCGCATCGTCTACCACCAGCCATGCGCCATGCCGCTCCGCCAACTCGAGCAACCGTGCGAGCGGGGCGATATCGCCGTCCATGCTGAAGACGGAATCCGTAACGATGATCTTCGTGCCGCCCTCATTCGCCGATGCCTCGAGCATGGCGTCGAGCGCTTGCGCGTCGGCATGAGGATAGATGCGAATTTGCGCACGCGACAAACGAGCGCCATCGATTAGCGATGCATGGTTCAACGCATCGCAGAACATCAGCGTGTCGCGGCCACCTGACGCGCCCAACGCGCCGAGCGTAGTCAGCGTCGCGAGATTCGCCATGTAGCCGGTGCTGAAATACAGCGCTCGCGCCTGGTCGACGAAACCGCCGGAAAACGCTGCGAGATCGTCTTCAAGCTTCGCATGCGCGCGCGAATGGCCGCCGAGCAAATGCGATCCGCCGCTCCCCGCGCCATATTTTCGTGCGCCTTCCGCGAGTGCTTCGCGCAAGCTTTCGTGCGCTGCGAGCCCGAGATAATCGTTGCTCGCAAAGCCGATGATCTCGCGTCCGTCCACCGTCATGTGAGCGGCGCAGGCGCTGTCGGCAATGCGTCGGCGACGACGCAAACCGTTGCGCTCGATATCGGCGAGACCTTGTTTCAGGGACTCGAAAAGAGCGGGCGATGTATTGCTCATACGGCCTCCGATAACGTGGCGTCGAAGACGGTGCGGGTGCGTTCGGCGAGCAGCGCGAGTTCGTCG
This window of the Caballeronia sp. SBC1 genome carries:
- the bioD gene encoding dethiobiotin synthase, which codes for MTAPLSLFVTGTDTEIGKTLVSAALLHGFAALGLRAAAMKPIAAGAFERDGEWHNEDADQLDAAANVALPPLIRTPFLLKEAAAPHIAAARENVSLDIARIVEAHKFAVQQADVVVVEGVGGFRVPLTDVHDTADLAFALNLPVVLVVGMRLGCISHALLSAEAIAARGLHLVGWVANQIDPAMLFPAENIEAIRLRLDSQFNAPLLGTIPRLTPPDARAAMAYLDTSLLLDTLRSAGAGQ
- the bioF gene encoding 8-amino-7-oxononanoate synthase, translated to MSNTSPALFESLKQGLADIERNGLRRRRRIADSACAAHMTVDGREIIGFASNDYLGLAAHESLREALAEGARKYGAGSGGSHLLGGHSRAHAKLEDDLAAFSGGFVDQARALYFSTGYMANLATLTTLGALGASGGRDTLMFCDALNHASLIDGARLSRAQIRIYPHADAQALDAMLEASANEGGTKIIVTDSVFSMDGDIAPLARLLELAERHGAWLVVDDAHGFGVLGPQGRGALAEAALRSPHLVYVGTLGKAAGVSGAFVIAHETVIEWFVQRARPYIFTTASGPAVAHAVSASLEIIGGQEGDERRAHLATLIDSTRAILKRTRWSPVDSHTAVQPLIIGGNEETLKLAAALDEYHMWVPAIRPPTVPAGTSRLRISLSAAHSHDDLAKLDDALQTLSNRS
- the bioB gene encoding biotin synthase BioB, which produces MTQVQSTDNATQPAAQPAAPQTLARWRVADIVALYDLPFNDLMFRAQAVHREHFDANTVQLSTLLSIKTGGCPEDCAYCPQSSHHDTGLKADKLMAVDEVLKAAEIAKANGATRFCMGAAWRNPKDQHLEPIADMIRGVKAMGLETCVTLGMLEAHQATRLRDAGLDYYNHNLDTSPEFYGQIISTRTYQDRLDTLEHVRDAGINVCCGGIVGMGETRRERAGLITQLANMEPYPESVPINNLVQVEGTPLTGTAPLDPFEFVRTIAVARITMPKAMVRLSAGREQMDEALQALCFLAGANSIFYGDQLLTTSNPQAEADRKLLERLGMRAEASQQMQAAEACEVKCGHAQVQ